The Castor canadensis chromosome 8, mCasCan1.hap1v2, whole genome shotgun sequence genome contains a region encoding:
- the Btnl2 gene encoding butyrophilin-like protein 2, which yields MLDIIPGYSVSGMIASFFFILLTMKQSDDFRVIGPANPILAKVGEDALLTCQLVSKRTMMHMEVTWYRLKPSTPVTSHWDRSEKTEILIEEYRGRMERIENSTAEGIVTLKIHDVQPSDNGQYWCHFQKGSYCAETSLQLKVAGVGSAPNIHMEASREDGVQFVCTAKGWFPEPQVYWEDILGEKLLTVSEHHIPDEDGMFYVEDKLVVRNSSVETVSCYIYNPVLDEGKEAVITFSEKLQAELAFLKVIGPSEPTLARVGEDIQLTCNLSPKTNAQSMEVRWIRSHWYPAVYVYMDGDHVAGEQMAEYRGRTALLSDAIHEGRLTLQIHNARTSDDGQYWCLFEKDGVYQEASLDVKVIAVGSSPLITLEEQKDEKIQLMCTSDGWFPRPHVQWKDMEGQTMLSFSEALSQGSHGLFHVETFLLVANSSETNVICSVSNLPLGEEKTAAFSLSESKPNILWKILSVLSVLGLLLVMAKLLVMMKTYMKVTVTMDPNTALF from the exons GTTGGTGAAGATGCTCTACTAACCTGTCAACTTGTCTCCAAGAGGACCATGATGCACATGGAGGTGACATGGTACCGCTTGAAGCCCAGCACCCCTGTGACCTCACACTGGGACAGATCTGAGAAGACTGAGATACTGATAGAGGAGTATAGAGGCCGGATGGAAAGAATAGAAAACAGCACTGCTGAGGGAATTGTGACTCTTAAGATACACGATGTCCAACCATCTGACAATGGACAATACTGGTGCCATTTCCAGAAGGGGAGCTATTGTGCAGAGACAAGTTTGCAGCTCAAAGTAGCAG GTGTGGGGTCTGCCCCTAACATCCACATGGAGGCGTCTAGGGAAGATGGAGTCCAGTTTGTGTGCACTGCAAAGGGCTGGTTCCCAGAGCCCCAGGTCTATTGGGAAGACATCTTGGGAGAGAAGTTGTTGACTGTCTCTGAACATCACATCCCAGATGAAGATGGGATGTTCTATGTGGAAGACAAACTTGTGGTCAGGAATTCCTCTGTAGAGACCGTGTCCTGCTATATCTACAACCCTGTCCTTGATGAGGGAAAGGAGGCAGTGATCACCTTCTCAG AGAAACTCCAGGCAGAACTGG CTTTCTTAAAAGTGATTGGACCTTCAGAGCCCACCCTTGCCAGAGTGGGAGAAGACATACAATTAACCTGTAACCTGTCCCCCAAGACTAATGCACAGAGCATGGAGGTGAGGTGGATCCGATCCCACTGGTATCCTGCAGTTTATGTGTATATGGATGGGGACCATGTGGCTGGAGAGCAGATGGCAGAATACAGAGGGAGGACTGCATTGCTAAGTGATGCCATCCATGAGGGGAGACTGACCCTGCAGATACACAATGCCAGAACTTCAGATGATGGGCAGTACTGGTGTCTTTTTGAAAAAGATGGTGTCTACCAGGAGGCCAGTCTGGATGTGAAGGTGATAG CTGTGGGTTCTTCACCACTGATCACTCTGGAGGAGCAGAAGGATGAAAAAATCCAGCTGATGTGCACTTCAGATGGATGGTTCCCACGGCCCCACGTGCAGTGGAAGGACATGGAAGGACAGACAATGCTATCATTttctgaggccctgagtcaaggCAGCCATGGCCTGTTCCACGTGGAGACCTTCCTGTTGGTCGCAAACAGCTCTGAGACAAATGTGATTTGTTCTGTCAGCAACCTCCCTCTGGGAGAGGAGAAAACAGCAGCTTTTTCTCTCTCAG AATCCAAGCCGAATATTTTGTGGAAGATACTGTCTGTACTGTCTGTTCTGGGATTGCTTCTTGTCATGGCCAAATTGCTTGTGATGATGAAGACCTATATGAAAG TAACTGTGACAATGGATCCTAATACAgctcttttttaa
- the LOC109674667 gene encoding butyrophilin subfamily 1 member A1-like has translation MVSSLDLCLPRDFFSILLLQVSMWASDSFLVIGPSEPIVAMLGADTVLPCRVSPAMNLENMELRWFRSQFSEVVYMYQNGMEQVGEQLVDFKGRTELLKDYMSEGRVAVRIRNLQVSDNGLYKCFFKKGSDFEEAILELKVIGLGSGPQILILGVENDGIKLTCTGKGWFPQPEVQWKDAKGEKILSLSEDETQDDDGLFQVEASLIVRDSSKGTVSCSMKNPFFGQEQVETISIPEPFFPRDSPWKPAFAVTFFILIVCLIAAVFLAWKEKKAKKIALEAMEEKEKERKDKELLEKDLERRKKLYQQDWRKAKLYADWRKEQFEAVAVSLDPDTAHPDLILSESGRHVSPKEKVAQDCDASRQQEQGKSESILSVLGQNCFTTGKYYWEVKVNIGTEVGPTSRWALGVCSDTVKRDGWFKEIPAKNFWLVACEEGKIVALDTNSKLLPLREFPHRIGVFLDWEAGDVSFYNMVDGSHIYSFARIIFCGALRPYFSLQGAGKSVTICLASDHTENCPDCSQKSSVTRLMSHDTDIPQESKPLLSFKGSEV, from the exons ATGGTTAGTTCCCTGGACCTCTGTCTGCCAAGAGACTTCTTCTCTATCCTTCTTCTCCAGGTGTCCATGTGGGCCTCAG ATTCATTCTTAGTGATTGGCCCCTCAGAGCCCATTGTGGCTATGCTGGGTGCAGATACTGTGCTCCCCTGCCGGGTGTCCCCAGCCATGAATTTGGAGAACATGGAGCTGCGGTGGTTCCGCTCCCAATTCTCAGAGGTGGTGTACATGTATCAGAATGGGATGGAGCAGGTGGGAGAACAACTAGTAGATTTTAAAGGAAGAACAGAGTTGTTGAAGGATTACATGTCTGAGGGAAGAGTAGCTGTGAGAATCCGCAATCTTCAAGTCTCAGACAATGGACTGtacaagtgtttttttaaaaaaggcagtgATTTTGAAGAAGCCATTTTGGAGCTAAAAGTTATAG GTCTGGGTTCTGGCCCTCAGATCCTCATACTGGGTGTCGAAAATGATGGAATAAAGCTGACATGCACAGGCAAGGGATGGTTTCCCCAGCCTGAGGTGCAATGGAAAGATGCCAAGGGAGAGAAGATTCTATCTCTCTCTGAGGATGAGACCCAAGATGATGATGGATTGTTCCAAGTAGAGGCATCCCTCATTGTGAGAGACAGCTCAAAGGGGACAGTGTCCTGCTCCATGAAGAACCCCTTCTTCGGACAAGAGCAGGTGGAAACTATTTCTATCCCAG AGCCCTTCTTTCCTAGAGACTCTCCTTGGAAGCCAGCTTTTGCTGTGACTTTCTTCATACTTATCGTTTGTCTGATTGCTGCTGTGTTTTTGGcctggaaagagaaaaaggcaaagaaaatagcATTGGAAGCcatggaagaaaaggagaaagaaagaaaagacaaag aaTTACTTGAGAAAGATCTTG agagaaggaagaaattataTCAACAAG actggagaaaagcaaaattatatGCTG attgGAGAAAGGAACAGTTTGAAGCAG TGGCTGTTTCTCTGGATCCAGACACAGCTCATCCCGACCTCATCCTGTCTGAGAGTGGAAGACATGTTTCTCCAAAAGAGAAAGTTGCTCAGGACTGCGATGCCTCGAGGCAACAAGAGCAAGGCAAATCTGAGAGCATCCTCAGTGTTTTAGGTCAGAATTGCTTTACCACAGGGAAATATTATTGGGAGGTAAAAGTAAATATAGGGACAGAAGTTGGGCCCACTTCCAGATGGGCTCTGGGTGTTTGCTCTGATACTGTGAAGAGAGATGGGTGGTTTAAGGAAATCCCAGCAAAGAACTTCTGGCTAGTGGCATGTGAGGAAGGGAAAATTGTGGCTCTCGACACCAATTCAAAGCTTCTGCCACTGAGGGAGTTCCCCCACAGGATAGGAGTTTTTCTGGACTGGGAAGCTGGGGATGTGTCTTTTTACAACATGGTTGATGGGTCCCATATCTACTCCTTTGCTAGAATCATCTTCTGTGGGGCCCTACGCCCTTATTTTAGCCTTCAGGGTGCTGGCAAGTCTGTGACCATCTGCTTAGCTTCAGATCACACTGAAAATTGTCCAGATTGTTCTCAAAAGTCCTCCGTAACTCGTCTAATGAGTCATGATACAGACATCCCCCAGGAAAGCAAGCCCCTGTTATCCTTCAAAGGAAGTGAGGTGTAG